A part of Solicola gregarius genomic DNA contains:
- a CDS encoding SH3 domain-containing protein, translating to MATSRHKQPKQRSFVRKIAPAAVAAVAAVAIGAVAVDLPADNQGDGSSVTASGESGGTASDTSAADDGARTPEHRTSRSEERKGLPGAPGEAHQPGAGSGKAAEQKSEEPPEPSGRLFATTELNIRTGPGESYDVVTTVSTGTKLPVTDETDGPWAEVVYEGESRWVTAEYLSEDKPEEDETDTSTGGLSDAPCASGSDVESGLTENAITVHRAVCAEFPEVTSYGGLRPGDDGEHGTGQALDIMISGSTGDEIAEFARANASALGVSEVLWSQQIWTVERASEGWRPMEDRGSTTANHYDHVHVTVY from the coding sequence GTGGCTACTTCCCGCCATAAGCAGCCCAAGCAGCGCAGTTTCGTACGCAAGATCGCACCCGCGGCCGTCGCGGCGGTTGCCGCGGTCGCCATCGGCGCCGTCGCGGTCGACCTGCCCGCCGACAACCAGGGCGACGGGTCATCGGTGACGGCCTCCGGCGAAAGCGGGGGCACTGCGTCCGACACGTCCGCGGCCGACGACGGTGCGCGTACGCCCGAGCACCGCACCAGCCGAAGCGAGGAGCGCAAGGGCCTGCCCGGCGCGCCCGGCGAGGCGCACCAACCGGGAGCCGGCTCCGGCAAGGCTGCCGAGCAGAAGTCCGAGGAGCCGCCGGAGCCGTCCGGCAGGCTCTTCGCCACCACCGAGCTCAACATACGTACCGGTCCCGGTGAGAGCTACGACGTGGTCACGACCGTTTCCACGGGCACGAAGCTCCCGGTCACCGACGAGACCGACGGGCCCTGGGCCGAGGTGGTGTACGAAGGCGAGTCACGCTGGGTCACCGCCGAGTACCTCTCCGAGGACAAGCCCGAGGAGGACGAGACCGACACCTCCACCGGCGGCCTGTCCGACGCGCCCTGCGCCTCCGGATCCGACGTCGAGTCCGGGCTCACCGAGAACGCGATCACCGTCCACCGAGCCGTGTGCGCGGAGTTCCCCGAGGTCACGTCGTACGGCGGGCTGCGTCCGGGCGACGACGGCGAACACGGCACCGGCCAGGCGCTCGACATCATGATCAGCGGGTCGACCGGTGACGAGATCGCCGAGTTCGCCCGCGCGAACGCGAGCGCCCTGGGCGTCAGCGAGGTGCTGTGGTCGCAGCAGATCTGGACCGTCGAGCGGGCCTCGGAGGGCTGGCGGCCGATGGAGGACCGTGGCTCGACCACTGCGAACCACTACGACCACGTACACGTCACGGTCTACTGA
- a CDS encoding pyridoxamine 5'-phosphate oxidase family protein, with translation MPDDREISGTFEELSWERCEEFLRSAVIGRIAYAGREHIEILPVNYTYQDDSVLLRTSPYGPLAALATGVDGVAFEVDHHEDLTQSGWSVLVAGRVAAVPATDELTALWEQAGPNPWAAGTRNLFLRITPTSITGRLVRRRA, from the coding sequence ATGCCTGACGACCGAGAGATCAGCGGAACGTTCGAGGAGCTGAGCTGGGAGCGCTGCGAGGAGTTCCTGCGCTCGGCGGTCATCGGCCGGATCGCGTACGCCGGCCGGGAGCACATCGAGATCCTGCCGGTGAACTACACCTACCAGGACGACAGTGTGCTGCTGCGCACGTCGCCGTACGGCCCGCTCGCGGCGCTCGCGACCGGCGTCGACGGGGTGGCGTTCGAGGTGGACCATCACGAGGACCTGACCCAGTCGGGCTGGAGCGTGCTGGTCGCCGGTCGGGTAGCCGCCGTGCCGGCCACCGACGAGCTCACCGCTCTCTGGGAGCAGGCCGGCCCGAACCCCTGGGCGGCCGGGACGCGAAACCTGTTTCTGCGCATCACCCCGACCTCGATCACGGGGCGGCTCGTACGCCGGCGAGCGTGA
- a CDS encoding cupin domain-containing protein, giving the protein MHIIETSGLTRDDGRILDNIEGAAYGAGVSLIFEDTDTVGAGPRLHQHPYAETFIIRAGRATFTVGDEQLIGEAGHLLVVPAWTPHKFAVLGPERYVATHIHASDEFITEWLED; this is encoded by the coding sequence ATGCACATCATCGAGACCAGCGGCCTGACCCGCGATGACGGACGGATCCTCGACAACATCGAGGGGGCGGCGTACGGGGCCGGCGTCTCGCTCATCTTCGAGGACACCGACACCGTCGGCGCCGGTCCGCGCCTGCACCAGCACCCGTACGCGGAGACGTTCATCATCCGCGCGGGCCGCGCCACGTTCACCGTCGGTGACGAGCAACTGATCGGCGAGGCGGGGCACCTGCTCGTCGTCCCGGCGTGGACGCCGCACAAGTTCGCCGTGCTGGGTCCCGAGCGGTACGTCGCCACGCACATCCACGCGAGCGACGAGTTCATCACCGAGTGGCTCGAGGACTGA